From Styela clava chromosome 6, kaStyClav1.hap1.2, whole genome shotgun sequence, one genomic window encodes:
- the LOC120331083 gene encoding sulfotransferase 1E1-like → MFLICSSRTKLIEVYKIIYFNEGTTWMQQIVWLMCNNADTNVNKDKPLSSRIPFLETVDMTDKVLLGIQTLEKWQKNKQSSGNIRFGSWFPHVLKYWEKFQTDKERIYFTTYEAMKKDMKKEIVAVANFLGKKQTNEQIDIISNLCTFDSMSKDKGTNYSHSKNLGMDFKKSKVMRKGEVGDWKNYFTINENAAFDELYEEKIKDSGLDIPFEL, encoded by the exons atgtttttgatttGTTCAAGTCGTACTAAACTTATAGAAGTTtataaaatcatatattttaaCGAAGGTACAACATGGATGCAACAAATTGTTTGGTTAATGTGCAACAACGCTGATACCAACGTTAATAAGGACAAGCCACTTTCGAGTCGAATTCCTTTTCTTGAAACAGTAGATATGACCGACAAGGTGTTATTGGGAATACAAACGCTggaaaaatggcaaaagaatAAGCAAAG cTCTGGAAATATCAGGTTTGGAAGCTGGTTTCCTCATGTTCTCAAATACTGGGAG AAGTTTCAGACAGACAAAGAACGCATTTACTTTACTACGTACGAAGCTATGAAGAAGGACATGAAAAAAGAAATAGTTGCTGTAGCCAACTTTCTTGGaaagaaacaaacaaatgaACAAATAGATATCATTTCCAATCTTTGCACATTCGACAGTATGAGCAAAGACAAAGGTACAAATTACTCACATAGTAAAAATTTGGGAATGGATTTTAAAAAGTCAAAGGTCATGAGAAAAGGCGAAGTTGGTGATTGGAAGAACTATTtcacaataaatgaaaatgcagCTTTTGATGAATTAtacgaagaaaaaataaaagatagtGGACTTGACATTCCTTTCGAATTgtga
- the LOC120331198 gene encoding spermine synthase-like — protein sequence MDSWLLEFQMDMSKVHGKVDEFLSQIGKLMKHLDIGCILVYSNTEKHISALFSNDKGLNVFLQSAKNGLLTLDIHTTSVENAYFKNLVNELDEKVRKLEFAEIPKTPPYDSLPAMKRGREFSHYDIVHGIRLVERDFDKLVFDEVTSRQHLRVLHSIEFGNCLYCDNDITIGEYDYESYSHALSGFGHVDYNGKRVLILGGGDACIIRRIKDMGSTMITAVEYDQRVVDVTKLYFREICGNLLDSMTGPNYEIVIEDAAEYLEKAVKTGLEFDVVINDIATIPLSLEPVGERWEFNLKLLANSMEVLKHDGVFVSHGTSASRLQGQKVYEAQLEKLEYPIKFTKEIGYIPTYQENWVVYIVWKKSS from the coding sequence ATGGATTCGTGGCTTTTAGAATTTCAAATGGACATGAGCAAAGTGCATGGAAAAGTTGATGAATTTTTGAGTCAAATCGGAAAACTCATGAAGCATTTAGACATTGGATGCATTCTTGTGTACAGTAATACCGAAAAACATATTTCAGCCCTCTTCTCGAATGACAAGGGACTCAATGTGTTTCTACAAAGTGCGAAGAATGGCCTGTTAACACTGGACATACATACTACGAGTGTTGAAAATGCTTATTTCAAGAATCTAGTAAATGAATTGGATGAAAAAGTCAGAAAATTAGAATTTGCTGAGATTCCAAAAACACCGCCTTATGATAGCCTTCCCGCCATGAAACGAGGTCGAGAATTTTCTCATTACGATATTGTCCATGGTATTCGTTTAGTTGAACGAGATTTTGACAAGCTTGTGTTTGACGAAGTTACCTCAAGGCAACATCTACGTGTTTTACACTCTATCGAATTTGGGAATTGCCTTTATTGTGATAATGATATAACCATAGGTGAATACGACTACGAAAGCTATTCTCATGCCTTATCAGGATTCGGACACGTCGATTACAACGGGAAACGTGTTCTTATATTGGGTGGAGGTGATGCTTGTATTATTCGTAGAATCAAGGATATGGGCAGCACTATGATAACGGCAGTAGAATATGACCAGCGAGTGGTAGACGTTACAAAACTCTACTTTCGCGAAATATGTGGTAATCTACTCGATTCCATGACAGGTCCTAATTATGAAATTGTTATAGAAGATGCTGCAGAATATCTTGAAAAAGCTGTCAAGACTGGATTAGAATTTGATGTCGTAATAAATGACATCGCTACAATCCCATTATCTCTGGAACCAGTGGGAGAGAGATGGGAGTTCAATCTTAAACTTTTAGCTAACTCAATGGAGGTGTTGAAGCATGATGGGGTATTCGTTAGTCACGGAACTTCGGCAAGTCGTCTCCAAGGACAGAAAGTATATGAAGCTCAACTGGAGAAACTTGAGTATCCCATTAAGTTCACCAAAGAAATAGGTTACATTCCGACTTATCAAGAAAACTGGGTGGTTTACATAGTTTGGAAAAAGAGTTCTTGA